One genomic region from Methanocaldococcus fervens AG86 encodes:
- the mobB gene encoding molybdopterin-guanine dinucleotide biosynthesis protein B — translation MRVIGVIGYKDSGKTTLIEEILKHSDKKIAVIKHSKEDVEIDKEGTDSYRLSNAGANVTVLSTDNKTAFFTGRMDLENILAELSDYDVDFVIIEGFKEALKRLNIPKIVMLRNKEGNDLIDDHTAMVIEDYNYNIDDVLKIIYDKAVVPTMNLNCGHCGYNCKTFVKAVIKEEAKWDDCVLAKGVKIIVDGKIIPAGSFVSSIVGNTIKAMIGSLKGVNNPKTIKVEIDVSKLNK, via the coding sequence ATGAGAGTTATTGGCGTTATAGGTTATAAGGATTCCGGCAAAACTACATTAATTGAAGAAATTTTAAAGCATTCTGATAAAAAAATAGCAGTTATTAAACATTCAAAAGAAGATGTTGAGATAGATAAAGAAGGAACTGACAGCTATAGGTTGTCAAATGCAGGGGCTAATGTAACTGTTTTATCAACCGATAACAAAACTGCATTTTTTACAGGCAGAATGGATTTAGAAAATATTTTGGCGGAGCTATCAGATTATGATGTAGATTTTGTTATAATAGAAGGTTTTAAAGAAGCTTTAAAAAGGTTAAATATCCCCAAAATAGTTATGCTTAGGAATAAAGAGGGTAATGATTTGATTGATGATCACACGGCAATGGTAATAGAAGACTACAACTACAATATCGACGATGTATTAAAAATTATTTATGATAAAGCAGTAGTCCCAACGATGAACCTAAACTGCGGGCATTGTGGCTACAATTGTAAAACGTTTGTTAAAGCAGTTATAAAGGAGGAAGCTAAATGGGATGATTGTGTATTAGCAAAAGGTGTAAAAATAATTGTTGATGGAAAAATAATTCCTGCCGGTTCTTTTGTCTCAAGTATTGTCGGTAATACAATTAAAGCAATGATTGGGTCATTAAAAGGAGTTAATAATCCAAAAACCATTAAAGTGGAGATTGATGTTTCCAAGCTAAATAAATAA
- a CDS encoding DNA repair exonuclease, with protein MQFVHIADNHLGYRQYNLDDREEDIYNSFISCIKKILEIKPDVVLHSGDLFNDLRPPVKALRIAMQAFKKLHENNIKVYIVGGNHEMPKRKGKESPLSLLKDYVKILNGKDVINVDGEEIFICGTYYHVRSKREQLLERLKSFEAESKNYKKSILMLHQGINPYLPFDYELEYFDLPKFSYYALGHVHNRVLERFNDGILAYSGSTEIIYRNEYEDYKKDGKGFYLVDFSGGDLDISDIEKINVDCRDFVEVNVKDQKTFNEALNKINNCKTKPVVFGKVKREFKTFLDFISGKVLVNKIVVVDDELVDIQEVDVESIDIKKVLLDYAKKQKLDGNLVLNLYKSLINDENWKELLDNYYKTKF; from the coding sequence ATGCAGTTTGTTCATATAGCTGATAATCATCTTGGCTATAGGCAGTATAATTTGGATGATAGAGAGGAGGATATTTACAACTCATTTATATCCTGTATAAAAAAGATTTTAGAAATAAAGCCCGATGTTGTTTTGCATAGTGGAGATTTGTTTAACGATTTAAGACCTCCAGTAAAAGCTTTAAGGATCGCAATGCAGGCATTCAAAAAACTGCATGAAAATAACATAAAAGTTTATATTGTTGGAGGAAATCACGAAATGCCTAAAAGAAAAGGAAAAGAATCTCCATTATCTTTATTAAAAGATTACGTTAAAATTTTGAATGGAAAGGATGTCATAAATGTAGATGGAGAGGAAATATTTATTTGTGGGACGTATTATCATGTAAGGAGTAAGAGGGAACAATTGTTAGAAAGGCTAAAAAGCTTTGAAGCTGAGAGTAAAAATTATAAAAAAAGTATATTGATGCTCCATCAGGGAATAAATCCATATCTTCCATTTGATTATGAGCTGGAGTATTTTGATTTGCCAAAATTTTCTTACTACGCACTTGGGCATGTACACAATAGAGTTTTAGAGAGATTCAACGATGGGATTTTAGCATACAGCGGTTCAACAGAAATTATTTACAGAAACGAATACGAAGATTACAAAAAAGATGGTAAAGGATTTTATTTAGTTGATTTTAGTGGGGGAGATTTGGATATTAGTGATATTGAAAAAATTAATGTTGATTGCAGAGATTTTGTAGAAGTGAACGTTAAAGACCAAAAAACTTTCAATGAGGCATTAAATAAAATTAACAACTGTAAAACTAAGCCAGTAGTTTTTGGTAAGGTTAAGAGGGAGTTTAAGACATTTTTAGATTTTATAAGTGGAAAGGTTTTGGTTAATAAGATTGTTGTAGTTGATGATGAACTTGTTGATATTCAAGAGGTTGATGTTGAATCGATAGATATTAAAAAAGTTCTATTGGATTATGCAAAAAAACAAAAGCTTGATGGAAATTTGGTTTTGAACCTATATAAATCTTTAATTAATGATGAAAATTGGAAAGAATTGTTAGACAATTATTACAAAACCAAATTTTAG
- a CDS encoding AAA family ATPase: protein MIINSITINNFKSHVNTKITFNDGIIAIIGENGSGKSSIFEAMFFALFGADALRRMGLTYDEIITKGKKAMSVELDFEVNGNSYKVVREYDGRSSAKLYKNNELYAKTVNEVNRAISEILGVDKDMFLNSIYIKQGEIANLLNLPPADRKEVIGKLLGIDDFEKCYQKMRDVINEYRNQLKEVEVNLSYKEKFEKDLKEKENQLAEKEKELERIKANIDKIKTEYETAKKNFVEWKEKKSLYEKLINKLEEREKALELEKNKLKNLKYDLDEVLKANEILKSHKGEYGEYKSLTNRIKEIERRLRDLQPAYEEYIKLSKTLENIEKDIKELKEFVDKSKYKDRLDELNEILESIKKRIEEVEKTAELLGELEILSQKLNEIEKYKKIANECKKYYEEYLKLEEKINEYNKLNLEYTKLLQNKESIEENIKNLNCEIENIEKELNGINIEEIKKSLEEIEKKKEELSQLQKEKEELKQKIGEINNEINRLKKILDELKDVEGKCPLCKTPIDENKKLDLINSHKSQLDNKYNELEEIKRKIKEIENEIDKINNEIAKEKQFREIETKYYEKKKRLEDLTLKMNGLKKELIMIENKLSSYIVNGKPINEILEEYKTKLNEIRDKYNEYISAKNYLDSVDEENLRRNFEDIKEKVKGWFKEKCKEEIKKLRDEEKEITYLINKIEELKKKENEFKNVENKMLLKLGMYKEYLSLNEALNDCRKRVEELENIYKICNSAEITLNNIKRKYGKEDIENYINNKILEVNEKIKDIKERIDYINQKLNEINYSEEEFKKIEEEFEKKQEKLKNAEIEKGKIESEIKYLRDDIETLNLKLKELSDLEKEKEKLIKFIDYLNKVRSVFGKDGFQKYLRKIYTPLIQKYLNEAFNEFDLPYSFVELTEDLEIKLHSPTGVLTIDNLSGGEQIAVALSLRLAIANALIGNKVECIILDEPTVYLDENRRAKLAEIFRKINSVPQMIIITHHRELEEVADTIVNVTKERGVSKVKINES from the coding sequence ATGATTATCAATAGCATAACAATAAACAACTTTAAAAGCCACGTTAATACAAAAATCACATTTAATGATGGGATAATTGCAATTATCGGAGAGAACGGTAGTGGAAAGTCTTCAATATTTGAGGCAATGTTTTTTGCTTTATTTGGAGCTGATGCTTTAAGAAGAATGGGTTTAACTTATGATGAAATTATAACTAAAGGTAAAAAAGCAATGTCTGTTGAGCTTGATTTTGAGGTTAATGGAAACAGCTATAAAGTTGTTAGGGAATATGATGGAAGAAGTTCAGCAAAACTGTATAAAAACAATGAACTATATGCAAAAACAGTTAATGAGGTTAATAGAGCAATTTCTGAAATTTTAGGAGTAGATAAAGACATGTTTTTAAATTCTATATACATTAAGCAGGGTGAGATAGCAAATCTTTTAAATCTTCCTCCAGCTGATAGGAAAGAGGTTATTGGAAAGCTTTTGGGGATAGATGATTTTGAAAAATGTTATCAAAAAATGAGGGATGTTATTAATGAATATAGAAATCAGTTGAAGGAGGTTGAGGTAAATCTAAGCTATAAAGAAAAATTTGAAAAAGATTTAAAAGAGAAAGAAAATCAATTAGCTGAAAAAGAAAAAGAGCTTGAGAGAATAAAAGCCAATATTGATAAAATTAAAACTGAATATGAGACTGCTAAAAAGAATTTTGTGGAATGGAAAGAGAAAAAATCCCTGTATGAAAAATTGATAAACAAACTTGAAGAAAGAGAAAAAGCTTTAGAACTCGAAAAAAATAAACTTAAGAACTTAAAATATGATTTAGATGAAGTTTTAAAAGCAAATGAAATATTGAAATCACATAAAGGTGAATATGGGGAATATAAATCATTAACTAACAGAATTAAAGAAATTGAAAGAAGGTTGAGAGATTTACAACCAGCTTATGAAGAATACATAAAGTTATCTAAAACATTGGAAAACATTGAGAAGGATATCAAAGAATTAAAGGAATTTGTTGATAAAAGTAAATATAAGGATAGACTTGATGAGTTGAATGAAATTTTAGAAAGTATAAAGAAAAGGATTGAAGAAGTTGAAAAAACTGCTGAATTACTTGGAGAACTTGAAATTTTATCTCAAAAACTTAATGAAATTGAAAAATACAAAAAAATTGCAAATGAATGCAAAAAGTATTATGAAGAGTATTTGAAATTGGAAGAGAAAATAAATGAATATAATAAACTAAACTTAGAATACACAAAATTATTGCAAAATAAGGAATCTATTGAAGAAAATATAAAGAATCTAAATTGCGAAATTGAAAACATTGAGAAAGAATTAAATGGCATAAATATTGAAGAAATAAAAAAATCATTGGAAGAGATTGAGAAAAAGAAAGAGGAGTTATCTCAACTACAAAAAGAGAAAGAAGAGTTAAAACAAAAAATTGGAGAAATTAATAATGAAATTAATAGGCTGAAAAAAATTTTAGATGAGCTTAAAGATGTTGAAGGAAAATGTCCATTGTGTAAGACACCAATAGACGAAAACAAAAAGCTGGATTTAATAAATTCTCATAAATCTCAATTAGACAATAAATACAATGAATTAGAAGAGATAAAAAGAAAAATTAAAGAAATTGAAAATGAAATAGATAAAATAAATAATGAAATAGCTAAAGAAAAACAATTTAGGGAAATTGAAACCAAATATTATGAAAAAAAGAAACGTCTGGAAGATTTAACATTAAAAATGAATGGGCTTAAAAAAGAGCTAATAATGATAGAAAACAAATTATCTTCCTATATTGTAAATGGAAAACCAATAAATGAAATTTTAGAAGAATATAAAACAAAATTAAATGAAATTAGGGATAAATACAACGAATACATATCTGCAAAGAATTATTTGGATAGCGTTGACGAAGAAAATCTTAGGAGAAATTTTGAAGATATTAAGGAAAAGGTTAAAGGTTGGTTTAAAGAAAAATGTAAAGAGGAGATTAAAAAACTTAGAGATGAAGAAAAAGAGATAACTTACTTAATAAATAAAATTGAAGAGCTTAAAAAGAAAGAAAATGAATTTAAAAATGTTGAAAATAAGATGTTGTTGAAGTTGGGAATGTATAAGGAATATTTATCTTTAAATGAGGCATTAAATGATTGTAGGAAGAGGGTTGAAGAGCTTGAAAATATATATAAGATATGCAATTCAGCAGAGATTACTTTAAACAACATTAAAAGAAAATATGGAAAAGAAGATATTGAAAATTACATAAATAACAAAATTTTAGAAGTTAATGAAAAAATAAAAGATATTAAAGAGAGAATTGACTACATAAATCAAAAACTCAATGAAATAAATTACTCAGAAGAAGAATTTAAAAAGATTGAAGAAGAGTTTGAGAAAAAGCAGGAGAAATTAAAGAATGCTGAGATAGAGAAGGGGAAGATAGAATCGGAAATAAAATATCTGAGAGATGATATTGAAACTTTAAATTTAAAATTAAAAGAATTATCTGACTTAGAAAAAGAGAAAGAAAAATTAATAAAGTTTATTGATTATTTAAATAAAGTTAGAAGTGTATTTGGCAAAGATGGGTTTCAAAAATACCTTAGGAAGATATATACCCCACTAATTCAGAAGTATTTAAATGAGGCATTTAATGAGTTTGATTTACCATACAGCTTTGTAGAACTTACTGAAGACCTTGAGATAAAGCTTCACTCACCAACTGGTGTTTTAACAATAGACAATTTGAGTGGTGGGGAGCAAATAGCGGTTGCCCTCTCTTTAAGATTAGCAATAGCTAACGCTTTAATTGGAAATAAAGTTGAATGTATTATCTTGGATGAGCCAACTGTCTATTTAGATGAAAACAGAAGAGCTAAATTGGCTGAGATATTTAGAAAGATAAACAGCGTTCCACAGATGATAATTATAACCCACCATAGAGAATTGGAAGAGGTTGCAGATACCATAGTTAATGTTACAAAGGAGAGGGGAGTTTCAAAAGTTAAGATTAATGAATCCTAA